One window from the genome of Salisaeta longa DSM 21114 encodes:
- the gmk gene encoding guanylate kinase: protein MSARRIIVLTAPSGAGKTTIARRVMPQLPTVDFSVSATTRAPRPGEAHGTDYYFLSTDDFQEKMEAGQLLEYEEVYPGMFYGTLQSEVDAKGRTGGVLLDIDVKGALNVKQQFGDDALVCFIQPPSMEELERRLRGRGTEDEHDVAERLDRARWEMQQADRFDAVVVNDDLDKAVDETLAYIRQFIES, encoded by the coding sequence ATGTCTGCTCGTCGCATCATTGTCCTCACCGCTCCCAGTGGGGCGGGCAAAACGACCATTGCCCGCCGCGTGATGCCCCAACTCCCCACGGTCGACTTTTCGGTGTCGGCCACCACGCGCGCGCCGCGTCCGGGCGAAGCGCATGGCACCGACTATTATTTCCTGTCGACGGACGACTTTCAGGAAAAAATGGAGGCGGGCCAGCTGCTCGAATACGAAGAAGTGTACCCCGGCATGTTCTACGGCACGCTGCAATCGGAAGTGGACGCAAAAGGCCGCACCGGCGGGGTGCTGCTCGATATTGACGTAAAAGGCGCCCTGAACGTCAAGCAGCAGTTTGGAGACGATGCGCTCGTGTGCTTCATTCAGCCGCCGTCGATGGAGGAGCTGGAGCGCCGCCTGCGCGGGCGCGGCACCGAGGACGAGCACGACGTGGCCGAGCGCCTCGACCGTGCGCGCTGGGAGATGCAGCAGGCCGATCGCTTCGATGCCGTTGTTGTGAATGACGACCTCGACAAAGCCGTCGACGAAACCCTGGCGTACATCCGGCAGTTTATCGAAAGCTAA
- a CDS encoding DNA-directed RNA polymerase subunit omega: protein MAIQTLDVDDLAARTGNIYETVAILSKRARQIASNEQTEIEEKLQYFEGFGPEMEDVHMQEEQAAASKEFEKRPEPTERAIKDFVDDELYFRHANEE, encoded by the coding sequence ATGGCTATCCAAACCCTCGACGTCGATGACCTTGCTGCACGTACCGGAAATATCTACGAGACGGTAGCGATCCTCTCGAAGCGTGCCCGCCAAATTGCGTCGAACGAGCAAACGGAGATTGAGGAGAAGCTCCAGTATTTTGAGGGCTTCGGGCCGGAGATGGAAGACGTGCACATGCAAGAAGAGCAAGCGGCCGCCTCGAAGGAGTTCGAGAAGCGCCCCGAGCCTACCGAGCGCGCCATCAAAGACTTTGTGGACGACGAGCTGTACTTCCGTCACGCCAACGAAGAATAA
- the coaBC gene encoding bifunctional phosphopantothenoylcysteine decarboxylase/phosphopantothenate--cysteine ligase CoaBC, with translation MALPDLTDRRLLLGVTGSIAAYKAALLVRLLKRAGAAVQVLMTPDAARFIPPLTLGTLSERKVLTEIFPANEDGSWTQHVTLGTWADLFVIAPATAQTIAKLAGGFSDSMLTATVLSANCPLLVCPAMDRDMYQHPATQRNLRQLADYGYHVMPAAHGALASGLVGQGRMPEPAAIVREIAERLLPTDGPLSGQHVLVTAGPTQEPIDPVRHLTNPSTGTMGVALAQAAAARGARVTLVAGPTTLDTPPGVSRVDVRTAAAMHEAVQRRRDTADWVLMAAAVADYTPADPSDRKQKKRDDDLTIRLRRTPDILKTLGAHKHDGQRLLGFALETHDGLAHAKEKLRAKNLDWIVLNNPTEEGAGFGPSTNAVTLLGADGSRTAFPQMDKFALAGALLDHVIEAPHA, from the coding sequence ATGGCCCTCCCCGACCTCACCGACCGGCGCCTGCTGTTGGGCGTTACGGGAAGTATTGCGGCGTATAAAGCAGCCCTGCTCGTGCGTCTCCTAAAGCGTGCCGGTGCCGCCGTGCAGGTGCTCATGACGCCCGACGCCGCCCGCTTTATTCCGCCGCTCACGCTGGGCACCCTCTCCGAGCGGAAAGTCCTCACCGAAATCTTTCCGGCCAACGAAGACGGCTCGTGGACGCAGCACGTCACGTTGGGCACCTGGGCCGATCTGTTCGTCATTGCCCCTGCAACGGCCCAAACGATCGCCAAGCTGGCCGGGGGCTTCAGCGACTCGATGCTCACCGCCACGGTGCTCTCGGCCAACTGCCCGCTCCTGGTGTGCCCCGCCATGGACCGCGACATGTACCAGCACCCGGCCACGCAGCGCAACCTCAGGCAGCTTGCCGACTACGGCTATCACGTCATGCCGGCGGCGCACGGCGCGCTCGCCAGCGGCCTGGTGGGGCAGGGCCGCATGCCCGAACCTGCGGCCATCGTGCGCGAGATTGCCGAGCGCCTGCTGCCCACCGACGGCCCCCTCAGCGGCCAGCACGTGCTCGTGACCGCCGGCCCAACGCAAGAACCCATCGACCCGGTGCGGCACCTCACCAACCCGTCGACCGGCACAATGGGGGTTGCCCTTGCGCAGGCCGCGGCCGCCCGCGGGGCCCGCGTCACCCTCGTGGCCGGGCCAACCACGCTCGACACGCCGCCGGGCGTCTCGCGCGTCGACGTGCGCACCGCCGCCGCCATGCACGAGGCCGTGCAGCGCCGCCGCGACACCGCCGACTGGGTGCTGATGGCCGCCGCCGTTGCCGACTACACGCCCGCCGATCCGTCCGACCGCAAGCAAAAAAAGCGTGACGATGATCTCACCATTCGTCTCCGGCGCACGCCCGATATTCTGAAAACGCTGGGCGCCCACAAGCACGACGGGCAACGCCTGCTGGGCTTCGCGCTGGAAACCCACGACGGCCTCGCGCACGCCAAAGAAAAGCTGCGAGCCAAAAACTTGGACTGGATTGTGCTGAACAACCCGACGGAGGAGGGCGCGGGCTTCGGGCCGTCAACCAACGCCGTTACCTTGCTTGGTGCGGACGGCTCCCGCACCGCGTTCCCCCAGATGGACAAATTTGCCCTGGCCGGCGCTCTTTTGGATCATGTAATTGAAGCCCCCCATGCGTGA
- a CDS encoding uracil-DNA glycosylase: MRDLLRSTRQLLAHERALTGSWLPLNAHRSATASDDDMPNQDLFGNTIDPTEDASLPPHARIHALIPEEAPYRDVESLEELEAIVANTVFIPLDEERQNPVFGVGTPTADLLVIGEAPGRDEDKEGEPFVGRSGQLLDKILAAINFDRSDIYITNILKSRPPNNRDPQAEEVEAHIPILYKQIELIRPQIILCVGKVAANTLLDRRSSLKSLRGKEHDFYGIPVMATYHPAALLRNPNWKRPTWEDMKLLRTRYDALTDAA, encoded by the coding sequence ATGCGTGACCTCCTTCGCAGCACGCGCCAGCTGCTCGCGCACGAACGCGCCCTCACGGGCTCCTGGCTTCCCCTAAACGCTCATCGCTCTGCCACCGCTTCCGACGACGACATGCCCAACCAAGACCTGTTCGGCAACACGATCGACCCGACCGAAGACGCGTCTCTCCCGCCGCACGCACGCATCCACGCGCTCATCCCAGAGGAGGCGCCGTACCGCGATGTGGAGTCGCTTGAGGAACTGGAAGCCATCGTCGCCAACACTGTGTTCATCCCGCTCGATGAGGAGCGCCAGAACCCGGTGTTTGGCGTCGGTACGCCCACGGCCGACCTCCTCGTCATTGGGGAAGCGCCCGGGCGCGACGAAGACAAAGAGGGCGAGCCGTTCGTGGGCCGCTCGGGGCAGCTCCTGGACAAAATTTTGGCGGCGATCAACTTCGATCGCTCCGACATTTACATCACCAACATCCTCAAGAGCCGCCCGCCCAACAATCGCGACCCGCAGGCGGAAGAAGTGGAGGCGCACATCCCGATCCTGTACAAGCAGATCGAACTCATCCGCCCGCAGATTATCCTGTGCGTGGGTAAGGTGGCCGCCAACACGCTGCTCGACCGGCGCTCGTCGCTCAAGTCGCTGCGCGGCAAAGAGCACGACTTCTACGGCATTCCGGTGATGGCTACCTATCACCCGGCCGCGCTGCTGCGTAACCCAAACTGGAAGCGCCCCACGTGGGAGGACATGAAGCTGCTCCGCACGCGCTACGATGCGTTGACCGACGCCGCGTAA
- the dnaB gene encoding replicative DNA helicase, translated as MADSDDSKQRLNIDDSGRPSYPLDKMRGRQSERRRARAEAVHKKSGRVPPQATDVEMSVLGAMLLEREAIPKAIEILPEEAFYSAKHQKIYGAILSLFERGNPVDLVTLTEELKRRDAIDDIGGPYYLTELTTQVASAANVEYHARIIAEKSLLRQLIEKLTSLVGDAYEPGADAFELLDEAESEIFGISDTQMRRAAAPMNDVVKDTLEQLEAIHGQDTGITGVPSGFDALDRLTSGWQPSDLVIVAARPSMGKTAFSLACALNAATHPERQTGVAIFSLEMGAQQLAQRMLTSEARVDAHRARTGRMKDDDWQRLARTAGRLSEAPIYIDDTPGLSVLELRAKCRRLKAEHDIGLVVVDYLQLMQASGKLRSGANREQEIAHISRSLKGLAKELNLPVIALSQLNRAVENRGGDKRPQLSDLRESGSIEQDADVVSFIYRAERYGITTDNEGNPTEGRAEVIIGKQRNGPIGVAELAFVKKYARFENLSRSGGPGPGGFPDDGGWDDGPPPPNDDWDNGPPGGDGTGQRADAPF; from the coding sequence ATGGCCGACTCCGACGACTCGAAGCAGCGCCTGAACATCGACGACAGCGGGCGGCCCTCGTACCCGCTCGACAAGATGCGCGGGCGCCAAAGCGAGCGCCGGCGGGCCCGGGCCGAGGCGGTCCATAAAAAATCGGGCCGCGTGCCGCCGCAGGCCACCGATGTGGAGATGAGCGTGCTGGGCGCCATGCTCTTGGAGCGCGAGGCCATCCCCAAGGCCATCGAGATTCTGCCCGAGGAGGCGTTCTACAGCGCGAAGCATCAAAAAATTTACGGCGCTATCCTCAGCCTCTTTGAGCGGGGCAATCCGGTGGACCTCGTCACGCTCACCGAGGAGTTGAAGCGGCGCGACGCGATCGACGACATCGGCGGGCCGTACTACCTCACCGAGCTGACGACGCAGGTGGCTTCGGCGGCCAACGTAGAATATCACGCCCGCATCATTGCGGAGAAGTCGCTGCTGCGGCAGCTCATCGAGAAGCTCACGAGCCTAGTGGGCGACGCGTACGAGCCTGGCGCAGACGCTTTTGAGCTGCTCGACGAGGCCGAGAGCGAAATCTTTGGCATCTCGGACACGCAGATGCGCCGCGCGGCGGCGCCTATGAACGACGTGGTAAAAGATACGCTGGAGCAGCTGGAGGCCATCCACGGGCAAGATACCGGCATTACCGGCGTGCCCAGCGGCTTCGACGCGCTCGACCGGCTCACGAGCGGCTGGCAGCCCTCCGATCTGGTTATCGTTGCGGCACGGCCGTCGATGGGAAAGACGGCGTTTAGCCTGGCGTGCGCGCTAAACGCAGCCACGCATCCTGAACGGCAAACCGGCGTGGCCATCTTCTCGCTGGAGATGGGCGCGCAACAGCTCGCGCAGCGCATGCTCACCTCCGAGGCCCGCGTGGATGCGCACCGGGCCCGCACCGGGCGTATGAAGGACGACGACTGGCAGCGCCTGGCCCGCACCGCCGGCCGCCTCAGCGAAGCGCCCATCTACATCGACGACACACCGGGCCTGAGCGTGCTGGAGCTGCGTGCCAAGTGCCGCCGCCTGAAAGCCGAGCACGACATCGGCCTCGTGGTGGTCGACTACCTGCAGCTGATGCAAGCCTCCGGCAAGCTCCGCAGCGGCGCCAACCGCGAGCAAGAGATCGCCCACATCTCGCGGTCGCTGAAGGGCCTCGCCAAAGAGCTGAACCTGCCGGTGATTGCCCTCTCGCAGCTCAACCGCGCCGTTGAAAACCGGGGCGGCGACAAGCGCCCGCAGCTCTCGGACCTGCGCGAATCCGGCTCTATCGAGCAGGATGCCGATGTGGTGTCGTTCATCTACCGCGCCGAGCGCTACGGCATTACCACCGACAACGAAGGCAACCCCACCGAGGGCCGCGCCGAAGTGATCATTGGCAAGCAGCGGAACGGTCCGATTGGCGTGGCCGAGCTGGCCTTCGTGAAGAAGTACGCGCGCTTCGAAAACCTCTCGCGGAGCGGCGGCCCCGGGCCGGGCGGCTTCCCCGACGACGGCGGCTGGGACGACGGCCCGCCCCCGCCCAACGACGACTGGGACAACGGGCCGCCCGGCGGCGACGGCACCGGCCAACGCGCCGATGCACCGTTTTAG
- a CDS encoding rhodanese-like domain-containing protein, with the protein MATATAEPADTLATLTADSLKRELRSDRPPILINVLDAEAYQARRIPGSINVPTDNIAVVEEIVPDREAPVVVYCANADCTASPEAARTLQEMGYRNVRDFEDGLQGWRAAGYDLIGNAAS; encoded by the coding sequence ATGGCAACAGCAACCGCCGAACCAGCCGACACGCTTGCAACCCTCACGGCCGACTCGCTGAAGCGCGAGCTGCGCAGCGACCGGCCGCCCATCCTCATCAACGTTCTCGATGCCGAGGCCTATCAGGCGCGCCGCATTCCCGGCTCCATCAACGTGCCCACAGACAACATCGCTGTGGTTGAGGAGATTGTGCCGGATCGCGAGGCGCCGGTGGTGGTCTACTGCGCAAATGCCGACTGCACCGCGTCGCCGGAGGCGGCCCGCACGCTGCAAGAAATGGGCTACCGCAACGTGCGCGATTTTGAGGACGGCCTGCAGGGGTGGCGCGCGGCCGGCTACGACCTGATAGGCAACGCGGCGTCCTAA
- a CDS encoding histone deacetylase family protein: protein MRVSYCDGYYVPLPDGHPFPMAKFPALHAQLLREGLVRAEDVVAPRPADWSDLLTVHTRDYLDRLARGALTDREERRMGLPWSPRLVRRSRLAVQGTLNAALMALQDGVAANLAGGTHHAAPGHGEGFCVLNDVAVAIRVLQRACWVQRVLIVDLDVHQGNGNAAFFADDPAVYTFSMHGAKNYPFRKPPSTHDVGLPDDTPDAAYLDALAAHLPTAVARARPDLIIYLGGIDVMAGDRYGRLALTRDGLHARDRFALRTFAASDVATVLLLSGGYATTPAATADLHAVMHREAATLW, encoded by the coding sequence ATGCGCGTCAGTTATTGCGACGGTTACTACGTTCCGCTGCCCGACGGGCATCCCTTTCCCATGGCCAAGTTTCCGGCGCTGCATGCGCAGCTGCTGCGCGAGGGGCTGGTGCGCGCAGAAGATGTGGTGGCACCGCGCCCGGCCGATTGGTCGGATCTACTGACGGTGCACACGCGCGACTATCTCGACCGCCTCGCCCGCGGCGCGCTCACCGATCGGGAGGAGCGGCGCATGGGCCTGCCCTGGTCGCCCCGGCTGGTGCGGCGCTCGCGCTTGGCCGTGCAGGGGACGCTCAACGCCGCCCTGATGGCCCTACAGGACGGCGTGGCAGCCAACCTGGCAGGCGGTACGCACCACGCGGCCCCCGGCCACGGCGAAGGCTTCTGCGTGCTGAACGACGTGGCTGTGGCCATCCGCGTGCTGCAGCGGGCCTGCTGGGTGCAGCGCGTGCTGATTGTAGACCTCGACGTGCACCAGGGCAATGGCAACGCGGCGTTCTTTGCGGACGACCCCGCCGTCTACACTTTTTCGATGCACGGCGCCAAAAACTATCCTTTCCGCAAGCCGCCCTCCACCCACGATGTCGGCTTGCCCGATGACACGCCCGACGCTGCCTACCTCGATGCCCTTGCGGCACACCTCCCCACCGCCGTGGCTCGCGCACGCCCCGACCTGATCATCTACCTGGGCGGAATTGACGTGATGGCCGGCGATCGGTACGGCCGCCTCGCCCTCACGCGCGACGGCTTGCACGCCCGCGACCGCTTCGCGCTGCGCACCTTTGCTGCATCGGATGTTGCCACGGTGCTGCTGCTCTCGGGTGGGTACGCCACAACCCCTGCCGCCACGGCCGACCTGCACGCGGTCATGCACCGGGAGGCTGCAACGCTTTGGTAA